A window of Helicobacter anatolicus contains these coding sequences:
- a CDS encoding hemolysin family protein has translation MLFLTLILVLLNGFFVLSEFAIVKVRRTRLEELSKSGAMNANLALKVTGHLDTYLSATQLGITLSSLGLGWVGEPAVAKILYVIFEDFFLQNNLLLHTVSFIVAFTLITLFHVVLGEIVPKSIAIAKAERCVLIVVRPLYYFWLIFYPVIWLFDRLAAFFLKRFGIEPAKEQESIHSEEELKIIVGESLKGGLIDSIEGEIIKNAVDFSDTIAKEIMTPRKDMICLSADKSYAENIQIVVETHHTRYPYYEGSKDNILGMIHIRDLLKNTLTHDEMDLKNILREMIIVPEGASIAQILLKMNKEQKHTALVIDEYGGTAGLLTMEDIIEEIMGDISDEHDKKVEQDYIVDENTFIFNGMMDLESIEEICGINFDESCEQVTIGGYVFGLLGRLPVVGDVIDDGVCEFRVCEVDGARIKKLKLKKILQEEGQGE, from the coding sequence ATGTTATTTTTGACATTAATTTTGGTTTTATTAAATGGTTTTTTTGTTCTTTCAGAATTTGCGATTGTTAAGGTTAGGAGAACACGATTAGAAGAATTATCAAAATCCGGGGCGATGAATGCAAATCTTGCATTAAAAGTTACTGGGCATTTAGATACTTATTTAAGTGCTACGCAGCTAGGAATTACACTTTCTTCTTTAGGATTGGGATGGGTTGGTGAACCTGCCGTTGCAAAAATCCTTTATGTCATATTTGAAGATTTTTTTTTGCAAAATAATCTTTTGTTACATACCGTGAGTTTTATTGTTGCTTTTACACTAATTACTCTTTTTCATGTTGTTTTGGGTGAAATTGTGCCAAAATCAATTGCTATTGCTAAAGCAGAGCGTTGTGTGTTGATTGTTGTACGCCCTTTGTATTATTTTTGGTTAATCTTTTATCCTGTGATTTGGCTTTTTGATAGATTAGCAGCATTTTTTTTGAAGCGTTTTGGAATTGAGCCTGCAAAAGAGCAAGAAAGTATTCATTCTGAAGAAGAGTTGAAAATCATTGTTGGAGAGAGTTTAAAAGGAGGATTGATTGATTCTATTGAGGGGGAAATTATTAAGAATGCAGTTGATTTTTCCGATACAATTGCTAAAGAGATTATGACGCCGCGTAAAGATATGATTTGTTTAAGTGCTGATAAGAGTTATGCAGAAAATATACAAATTGTTGTGGAGACACATCATACACGATATCCTTACTATGAGGGAAGTAAGGATAATATTTTGGGAATGATACATATTAGAGATTTGCTAAAAAATACCCTTACACATGATGAAATGGATCTAAAAAATATTTTGCGAGAAATGATTATAGTACCTGAGGGTGCTTCTATTGCTCAAATTTTGTTAAAGATGAATAAGGAGCAAAAACATACAGCTTTAGTGATTGATGAGTATGGTGGGACCGCTGGTTTGCTAACTATGGAGGATATTATTGAGGAAATTATGGGGGATATTTCCGATGAACATGATAAAAAAGTTGAACAGGATTATATAGTTGATGAAAATACTTTTATATTTAATGGGATGATGGATTTGGAAAGTATTGAAGAAATTTGTGGTATTAATTTTGATGAATCTTGCGAACAGGTGACAATTGGAGGTTATGTTTTTGGCTTGTTAGGGAGATTGCCAGTGGTAGGAGATGTGATTGATGATGGTGTTTGTGAGTTTAGGGTTTGTGAGGTTGATGGTGCAAGAATTAAGAAATTAAAATTAAAAAAAATACTTCAAGAAGAAGGACAGGGCGAATAA
- a CDS encoding flagellar FLiS export co-chaperone: MANEDMLEMFKKHLKDIDGANFETRGIERSKMKNVKFGEDIKSANELIGALQVMDITLKKILMEAQNIDEDFEENTMQYNKVSYNIGQLVDKCSFMGMGLFDVVMSTEFGGSMISFDISSPMVFVLQKDFESLKIYLQDKREEIKSKLSLISKRISGDNDEEEIVDSFNSFSAKDFAKMFKNI, encoded by the coding sequence ATGGCTAATGAAGATATGTTGGAAATGTTTAAAAAGCATTTGAAGGATATAGATGGAGCAAATTTTGAAACCAGAGGTATAGAGCGATCTAAAATGAAAAATGTTAAATTTGGCGAGGATATTAAAAGTGCAAATGAATTAATAGGTGCACTGCAAGTAATGGATATTACGCTAAAAAAAATTCTTATGGAAGCACAAAATATTGATGAGGATTTTGAAGAAAATACAATGCAATACAACAAAGTGAGTTATAACATTGGCCAATTAGTTGATAAATGTAGTTTTATGGGAATGGGGCTTTTTGATGTTGTGATGAGTACAGAATTTGGGGGCAGTATGATTTCTTTTGATATTTCTTCCCCTATGGTATTTGTTTTACAAAAAGATTTTGAGAGTTTAAAAATATATTTGCAGGATAAGAGGGAGGAGATTAAGAGTAAATTAAGTTTAATTAGCAAGAGGATTTCTGGAGATAATGATGAGGAAGAAATAGTAGATTCTTTTAATTCTTTTAGTGCTAAAGATTTTGCAAAAATGTTTAAAAATATTTAA
- the murA gene encoding UDP-N-acetylglucosamine 1-carboxyvinyltransferase: protein MDYLKILGRQDIQGSVLISGAKNAALPLLASSLLFEDGLEVSNLPDVVDVKTLVRLLEYLGCGILWKDAHSLRIDAKKLVHTKATYDIVRKMRASILILGPLLARFRKCEVSLPGGCAIGARPVDLHIKAMEKMGAEITIENGYITAKAPNGLKGAHITFDKITVTGTENVLMAAGLAKGKTQIINAAKEPEIVQLCELLQQSGVEIEGIGTDTLVVHGRDGEALKSQKISVIPDRIEAGTYMCVGAILNTKLTLKNVDSRHLESVSDKLEEIGFGIETLDNELSILPAKKYNAFELVTSEYPGFPTDMQAQFMALATQCEGTSIIEERLFENRFMHVSELQRLGAHISLKGNIAQVYGQTPLNGADVMATDLRASSALILAAIVAKGYTQIHRIYHLDRGYEKIEEKLQKIGIKIERLKD from the coding sequence ATGGATTATTTAAAAATATTAGGTCGACAAGACATTCAAGGTTCTGTTTTGATTAGTGGAGCAAAAAATGCTGCTTTGCCTTTACTGGCTAGTTCTTTGTTGTTTGAAGATGGATTAGAGGTTTCAAATTTACCTGATGTTGTGGATGTAAAAACTTTAGTGCGTTTATTGGAATATCTAGGCTGTGGAATTTTGTGGAAAGATGCACATAGTCTAAGAATTGATGCAAAAAAATTGGTACATACAAAAGCAACTTATGATATTGTAAGAAAAATGCGCGCATCAATTTTGATTTTAGGGCCTTTGTTGGCGCGTTTTAGAAAGTGTGAAGTAAGTTTACCTGGTGGTTGTGCAATTGGTGCAAGACCTGTGGATTTACATATCAAGGCTATGGAAAAAATGGGTGCTGAAATTACAATTGAAAATGGTTATATTACTGCAAAGGCACCAAATGGGTTAAAAGGGGCACATATTACTTTTGATAAAATCACAGTTACAGGCACAGAAAATGTTTTAATGGCAGCAGGACTAGCAAAGGGAAAAACACAAATTATTAATGCAGCTAAAGAGCCAGAAATTGTGCAACTTTGTGAATTATTGCAACAAAGTGGTGTGGAGATTGAGGGGATTGGTACAGACACTTTGGTGGTGCATGGTAGAGATGGCGAGGCGTTAAAATCTCAAAAAATTAGCGTTATTCCTGATAGAATTGAAGCAGGTACTTATATGTGTGTTGGCGCAATTTTAAATACTAAACTTACATTAAAAAATGTAGATTCTAGACATTTAGAAAGCGTTAGCGACAAACTAGAAGAAATTGGCTTTGGGATCGAGACTTTGGATAATGAATTGAGTATTTTACCAGCAAAAAAATATAATGCTTTTGAGCTTGTTACATCAGAATACCCAGGATTTCCAACAGATATGCAAGCACAATTTATGGCTTTAGCTACCCAATGTGAAGGGACAAGTATTATTGAAGAGAGATTGTTTGAAAATCGTTTTATGCATGTTAGTGAATTGCAAAGATTAGGAGCACACATTTCTTTAAAAGGTAATATTGCACAGGTTTATGGTCAGACACCTTTAAATGGTGCTGATGTAATGGCAACAGATTTAAGAGCATCCTCGGCTTTAATTTTAGCAGCAATTGTTGCTAAAGGTTATACACAAATTCATAGAATTTATCATCTCGATCGTGGTTATGAAAAAATTGAGGAAAAATTACAAAAAATCGGGATAAAAATAGAGAGATTAAAGGATTGA
- the galU gene encoding UTP--glucose-1-phosphate uridylyltransferase GalU, with product MIKKCLFPAAGYGTRFLPATKAMPKEMLPIVNKPLIQYGVEEALEAGCTTMAIVTGRGKRSIEDHFDISYELEHQIQGTDKEEYLKELRQVMRECTFSYTRQNKMLGLGHAILTGESLIGNEAFAVILADDLCVNNNRGVLSQMIELYKRYKCSIVAIEEVDPKEVDKYGVIAGDMIEENVYRVNFMEEKPRVDKAPSNLAVIGRYILTPDIFDILRVTKPGKKGEIQITDALMEQAKNGKVLAYKFEGMRYDCGSIDGFVKATNALYAKMQ from the coding sequence ATGATAAAAAAATGTTTATTTCCAGCCGCAGGATATGGTACAAGATTTTTGCCTGCAACAAAGGCAATGCCAAAAGAAATGCTTCCTATTGTCAATAAACCTTTGATTCAATATGGTGTTGAAGAGGCGCTAGAGGCAGGGTGCACAACTATGGCGATTGTAACAGGTAGAGGGAAAAGAAGTATTGAGGATCATTTTGATATTAGCTATGAATTAGAGCATCAGATTCAAGGTACAGATAAAGAAGAATATCTCAAAGAGTTGCGTCAAGTGATGAGAGAATGCACTTTTTCTTATACACGACAGAATAAAATGCTTGGTTTGGGGCATGCGATTTTGACAGGTGAGAGTTTGATTGGCAATGAAGCTTTTGCAGTAATTTTGGCAGATGATTTGTGTGTGAATAATAATCGTGGAGTTTTGTCACAAATGATCGAACTTTATAAACGCTATAAGTGTAGTATTGTAGCGATTGAGGAAGTAGATCCTAAAGAAGTGGATAAATATGGAGTTATTGCGGGGGATATGATTGAAGAAAATGTCTATCGCGTAAATTTTATGGAGGAAAAACCAAGGGTTGATAAAGCGCCTAGTAATCTCGCAGTTATTGGGCGCTATATTTTAACTCCAGATATTTTTGATATTTTGCGTGTTACAAAACCAGGAAAAAAGGGGGAAATACAAATCACAGATGCTTTGATGGAGCAGGCAAAAAATGGTAAGGTTTTAGCATATAAATTTGAGGGCATGCGCTATGACTGTGGTAGTATTGATGGTTTTGTAAAAGCTACAAATGCATTGTATGCAAAAATGCAATAA
- a CDS encoding lytic transglycosylase domain-containing protein — protein MKKIILLLCFIGGIFAKSVTLDFLQKQPRGVVRDFYIWYFIDQDKTSINEAKQAYELVFRKTPRIEKAMEKKGIIHEMPRDIYCKKLDFDLLKQEDAQCIAYGLKLSMVATLSDNDAAQLLVTLKDTQPKLYEQIKILRDKNVLYALLNTTPENFANIFNSLSYAQKIVLLDSKKIDHKALLKLLDENFAAFNRVITTIILDSRFYFVKEALGKIEVKSSDTNTFFLLGINELMLKTPNISKALRYFEKSQKVAIDPFMQDRALFWQYLISEDKKFLEQLAKSGFVDIFSIYANQKLGTTPQYEVVTSLDNISTKKSGMDITNPFVWQNQRSKITELNGEDYIKSLKAFYHQDTIPHLIYFLNRQYRYGRNYFLFAYDNPRMWKNDEEKAMTYAVARQESQLLPALVSSSYALGIMQIMPFNVKPFAEALKMKNITLFDMFDPKIALKFGTFYLDELREEFKHPLFVAYAYNGGPGFLRRTLAKKQLFLKNRKYEPWISLELLPYEESRFYGMKVLANYIIYAEILNKKINIKELLDQTLQF, from the coding sequence ATGAAAAAAATTATTTTATTACTTTGTTTTATTGGTGGGATTTTTGCAAAAAGCGTTACATTGGATTTTTTACAAAAGCAACCAAGGGGAGTAGTTAGAGATTTTTATATTTGGTATTTTATTGATCAAGATAAAACTAGTATTAATGAAGCCAAACAGGCCTACGAACTTGTGTTTAGAAAAACTCCTCGCATAGAAAAAGCAATGGAAAAAAAAGGGATTATTCATGAAATGCCTCGTGATATTTATTGTAAAAAACTTGATTTTGATTTATTAAAACAAGAAGATGCACAATGTATTGCGTATGGTTTGAAGCTTAGTATGGTAGCGACGCTTTCAGACAATGATGCTGCACAATTGTTAGTAACACTAAAAGATACGCAACCAAAACTTTATGAGCAAATTAAGATTCTAAGAGATAAAAATGTATTGTATGCTCTTTTAAATACAACACCAGAAAATTTTGCAAATATTTTCAATAGTTTGAGTTATGCGCAAAAAATTGTACTTTTGGATAGTAAAAAAATTGACCATAAGGCTTTATTAAAATTATTGGATGAAAATTTTGCTGCATTTAATCGTGTTATTACTACAATAATATTAGATTCTAGGTTTTATTTTGTCAAAGAAGCTTTAGGTAAAATAGAGGTAAAATCTTCTGATACTAATACTTTTTTCTTACTCGGAATTAATGAATTAATGTTAAAAACTCCAAATATTTCTAAAGCATTACGATATTTTGAAAAATCTCAAAAAGTGGCTATTGATCCTTTTATGCAGGATAGAGCATTGTTTTGGCAATATCTTATTTCTGAGGATAAAAAATTTTTAGAGCAGCTTGCAAAAAGTGGTTTTGTGGATATTTTTTCTATTTATGCAAATCAAAAACTAGGTACAACACCACAATATGAAGTGGTGACCTCATTGGATAATATTTCTACTAAAAAATCAGGCATGGATATTACAAATCCTTTTGTCTGGCAGAATCAACGTTCAAAAATTACAGAGTTAAATGGTGAAGATTATATAAAAAGTTTGAAAGCATTTTATCATCAAGACACAATCCCTCATTTGATTTATTTTTTAAATCGTCAATATCGTTATGGTCGCAATTATTTTTTATTTGCCTATGATAATCCTAGAATGTGGAAAAATGACGAGGAAAAGGCGATGACTTATGCAGTGGCACGTCAAGAAAGTCAATTACTTCCCGCCCTTGTTTCAAGTTCTTATGCTTTAGGGATTATGCAGATTATGCCTTTTAATGTTAAGCCTTTTGCCGAAGCATTGAAAATGAAAAATATCACCTTATTTGATATGTTTGACCCAAAAATTGCATTAAAATTTGGTACTTTTTATTTAGATGAATTAAGAGAAGAGTTTAAACATCCTTTGTTTGTGGCATATGCGTATAATGGAGGACCAGGATTTTTGCGTCGCACATTAGCAAAAAAACAACTTTTTTTAAAAAATCGAAAATATGAGCCATGGATTTCTCTAGAATTATTACCGTATGAAGAATCTAGATTTTATGGAATGAAAGTTTTAGCAAATTATATAATTTATGCAGAAATATTGAATAAAAAAATTAATATTAAAGAGCTACTTGATCAAACTTTGCAATTTTAG
- a CDS encoding uracil-DNA glycosylase family protein, producing the protein MIVNRLAILQKLKELYTLRGLGECYVEHQVLQSKISCSNDTDIKNKILHCKLCARSKMGEAVFGNMQQNAKVIFATLLPVMNSRGQFLPIRSVKILQDIIKNVFRFAPSEYSILSLLKCADTPIKSEEVDCCKPYFFEQINLSMQGVILCFGGNEALEFFELNKNCFGKIINFRGRRLLVTYSLGELLKNPSLKKEAMRHFILLKEVL; encoded by the coding sequence ATGATAGTAAATAGACTAGCAATACTGCAAAAACTAAAAGAACTCTATACTTTAAGAGGACTTGGTGAGTGCTATGTGGAGCATCAGGTTTTGCAGTCTAAAATTTCTTGCAGCAATGATACAGATATTAAAAATAAAATTTTACATTGTAAATTGTGTGCAAGAAGTAAAATGGGGGAGGCGGTTTTTGGAAATATGCAACAAAATGCAAAGGTGATTTTTGCAACATTATTGCCAGTGATGAATTCTAGAGGACAATTTTTGCCAATTCGTAGTGTAAAAATTTTACAAGATATTATTAAAAATGTTTTTCGTTTTGCTCCGAGTGAATATAGTATCTTGTCTTTGCTTAAATGTGCAGATACTCCTATAAAGAGCGAAGAAGTTGATTGTTGTAAGCCATATTTTTTTGAGCAAATTAATCTAAGTATGCAGGGGGTAATTTTGTGCTTTGGTGGGAATGAGGCTTTGGAATTTTTTGAGTTAAACAAGAATTGTTTTGGCAAGATTATAAATTTTAGAGGTAGAAGACTTTTGGTAACTTATTCTTTGGGCGAGCTTTTAAAAAACCCCTCATTGAAAAAAGAAGCAATGCGACATTTTATTTTATTAAAAGAGGTTTTATGA
- a CDS encoding YggT family protein, producing the protein MGILLFLISIYGWVVVISGLFEWLKLDSKNIFVRFVYQITHPVLNFLRSHFPLQYQGMDFSSLVLIIILFLIREFIQFLMTLS; encoded by the coding sequence GTGGGTATTTTGCTTTTTTTGATTAGTATTTATGGTTGGGTGGTCGTAATTTCAGGCCTTTTTGAGTGGTTAAAATTAGATAGCAAAAATATTTTTGTCAGATTTGTGTATCAGATTACTCATCCTGTATTAAATTTTCTTCGCTCTCATTTTCCTTTGCAATATCAGGGAATGGATTTTTCTTCTCTTGTTTTAATAATTATTTTATTTTTAATTAGAGAATTTATACAATTTTTAATGACATTATCATGA
- the gltX gene encoding glutamate--tRNA ligase gives MLRFAPSPTGDMHIGNLRAAVFNYIIAKQKKEKFLIRIEDTDFARNIADKDKEILSILNLFGLLWDDLVYQSNNFSKHQQFANFLIKKGRAFYCYCTKEFLESKKQEAIEKKIPFRYDDSWAELQKEQNPKPVVRLKCQEKKVSFDDEIKGHIEFESNELDSFVILRDDGIPTYNFACAIDDMLYDISFIVRGEDHVSNTPKQMMIQKYLDYHKEIKYAHLPIILGEDGKKMSKRDASSSVQYLLSEGFLPQAILNYLIGMGNKTPTEVFDLKEAIEWFDITHIAKSPVKFDLKRLRYLNREHFKRLNESDFALLLGTTDLSIGGLAKLFLQEASTLNEIRTKIDLIFSPKDIYKLYENQDFSKECQMLFATLKTMLANKDYAKSDYEEFKKDAMEQSGLKGKMFFKPLRILLTGDSHGLELDMLFVFIRMHLQKIVMIVE, from the coding sequence ATGTTGCGATTTGCCCCATCTCCTACAGGTGATATGCATATTGGAAACTTGCGTGCAGCGGTTTTTAATTATATTATCGCCAAACAAAAAAAAGAAAAATTTCTTATTCGTATTGAAGATACGGATTTTGCAAGAAATATTGCTGATAAGGATAAAGAGATATTAAGTATTCTGAATCTTTTTGGACTTTTGTGGGATGATCTTGTATATCAAAGTAATAACTTCTCTAAACATCAGCAGTTTGCTAATTTTCTTATCAAAAAGGGCAGAGCATTTTATTGCTATTGTACAAAAGAATTTTTAGAATCAAAAAAGCAAGAAGCTATAGAAAAAAAAATTCCTTTTAGATATGATGATTCTTGGGCAGAATTGCAAAAAGAGCAAAATCCTAAGCCCGTAGTGCGTCTTAAATGTCAAGAAAAAAAAGTGTCTTTTGATGATGAAATCAAAGGGCATATAGAATTTGAATCTAATGAATTGGATAGTTTTGTAATTTTACGAGACGATGGAATACCTACATATAATTTTGCATGTGCGATTGATGATATGCTTTATGATATATCTTTTATTGTACGTGGCGAGGATCATGTTAGTAATACTCCTAAACAAATGATGATTCAAAAATATCTAGATTATCACAAAGAAATAAAATACGCACATTTACCGATTATTTTAGGTGAAGATGGTAAAAAAATGAGTAAGCGTGATGCAAGTTCATCAGTACAATATCTTTTATCAGAAGGATTTCTTCCTCAAGCAATACTTAATTATCTCATTGGTATGGGGAATAAAACGCCAACAGAAGTTTTTGATCTCAAAGAAGCTATAGAATGGTTTGATATTACGCACATTGCAAAATCGCCAGTAAAATTTGATCTTAAAAGATTAAGATATTTAAATAGAGAACATTTTAAGCGTTTAAATGAAAGTGATTTTGCTCTTTTGCTTGGAACGACAGATTTAAGTATTGGGGGGTTGGCAAAATTATTTTTGCAGGAAGCTAGCACATTAAATGAAATTCGTACAAAAATTGATTTGATTTTTTCACCAAAAGATATCTATAAACTTTATGAAAATCAAGATTTTTCTAAAGAATGTCAGATGCTTTTTGCAACCTTAAAAACTATGCTTGCAAATAAAGATTATGCAAAAAGTGATTATGAGGAATTTAAAAAAGATGCGATGGAGCAAAGTGGTTTGAAGGGAAAAATGTTTTTTAAACCTTTGAGAATTTTACTTACAGGAGATTCTCATGGTTTGGAGCTTGATATGCTATTTGTGTTTATTCGTATGCATTTGCAAAAGATTGTGATGATTGTTGAATAG
- a CDS encoding inorganic phosphate transporter: MSSKLKKRKKTQKEIQRGTLVVLFILVVAFLGGNFGNVTHHPFLLIFACVVGAYMAMNIGANDVANNMGPAVGSKSISMFGAIVIAAICEAAGAILAGADVVNTVKSGIINPLAFSDTKIFIMVMLSALVSGALWLHLATVIKAPVSTTHSIVGGILGAGIAGGGLDVARWKVLIEIVGSWIISPVLGGLIAALFLFFIKKTITYKQDKKIAAKKIVPFLIFIMVFSFGLYLISKGLKNVIKIEMQNALIISFVIALIFYFITRPVISHLANRLENTKEAINALFALPLVIAAAFLSFAHGANDVANAIGPLAAINQMLGDLSNIDSQANIPYWIMLIGGIGIALGLALYGPRLIKTVGCEITELNKIRAFCVAMSAAITVLVASALGLPVSSTHIAIGAIFGVGFLREYLKKRYSNMIQTIENAQKTPNELENFIQKFHNASVKRKKIMLENLKKSRQKEILLAKKEKKILKKAYKQELVRRNAIVKIVASWLITVPVSALLSACVFWILQASIFAF; the protein is encoded by the coding sequence TTGAGTTCTAAATTAAAAAAAAGAAAAAAAACACAAAAAGAAATACAAAGAGGCACTTTGGTTGTGTTGTTTATATTGGTGGTTGCATTTTTGGGGGGTAATTTTGGTAATGTCACCCATCATCCTTTTTTGCTTATATTTGCTTGTGTTGTGGGGGCATATATGGCAATGAATATTGGTGCAAATGATGTAGCAAATAATATGGGACCTGCTGTAGGATCAAAGTCTATTAGCATGTTTGGTGCTATTGTAATTGCTGCAATTTGTGAGGCAGCTGGAGCAATTTTAGCAGGTGCTGATGTTGTAAATACTGTAAAATCTGGAATTATCAATCCCTTAGCCTTCAGTGATACAAAAATTTTTATTATGGTAATGCTTTCAGCTTTAGTGTCTGGGGCATTGTGGCTACATCTTGCCACAGTAATTAAAGCACCTGTTTCTACAACACATTCTATTGTTGGAGGAATCTTGGGGGCAGGAATTGCGGGTGGTGGTCTTGATGTAGCGCGATGGAAGGTTTTGATTGAAATTGTAGGGAGTTGGATTATATCCCCAGTCTTGGGTGGACTGATTGCAGCTTTATTTTTATTTTTTATTAAAAAAACTATTACCTATAAACAAGATAAGAAAATAGCAGCCAAAAAAATTGTACCTTTCTTAATTTTCATTATGGTATTTTCTTTTGGACTTTATTTGATTTCTAAGGGTTTAAAAAATGTTATAAAAATAGAGATGCAAAATGCATTGATCATTAGCTTTGTTATTGCATTGATTTTTTATTTTATTACACGACCTGTGATTTCGCATTTAGCAAATCGGCTTGAAAACACAAAAGAAGCAATTAATGCACTCTTTGCTTTGCCCTTAGTTATTGCAGCGGCATTTTTGAGTTTTGCACATGGAGCAAATGATGTGGCAAATGCAATTGGTCCATTAGCAGCAATCAATCAGATGTTAGGAGATTTGAGCAATATAGATTCTCAGGCAAATATTCCTTATTGGATTATGTTGATTGGTGGAATTGGAATTGCATTAGGGCTTGCATTGTATGGTCCCAGATTGATTAAAACTGTGGGATGTGAAATTACTGAACTTAATAAGATAAGGGCATTTTGTGTGGCAATGTCTGCCGCAATCACTGTTTTAGTTGCTTCTGCATTGGGTCTACCTGTAAGTTCTACACATATTGCAATTGGGGCAATTTTTGGAGTGGGATTTTTGAGGGAATATTTAAAAAAGCGTTATAGCAATATGATTCAAACAATTGAAAATGCTCAAAAAACTCCCAACGAACTTGAAAATTTTATTCAAAAATTTCATAATGCAAGTGTTAAACGCAAGAAAATTATGCTGGAAAACTTGAAAAAGAGTCGTCAAAAAGAGATTTTATTGGCAAAAAAAGAGAAAAAGATTTTAAAAAAAGCGTATAAGCAAGAATTGGTAAGACGCAATGCTATTGTAAAAATTGTTGCATCATGGTTGATTACAGTACCAGTTTCTGCATTACTTTCAGCCTGTGTATTTTGGATTTTACAAGCAAGTATATTTGCTTTTTAA
- the aspA gene encoding aspartate ammonia-lyase yields the protein MQLRKEHDFIGEMEISGDVYYGIQTFRALENFCITNRKLGEYPIFVAALAKVKKAAALANKELGLLEDKLCNAICKACDKIIDGEYHDQFVVDMIQGGAGTSTNMNANEVIANLALEIMGHQKGEYQYCHPNDHVNLSQSTNDAYPTALRIALYERLNNMTKYMEILRESFAKKSEEFQDVVKMGRTQLQDAVPMTLGQEFKTFELMVEKDIERILEARNLIRVINLGGTAIGTGINAHPDYKNIVEKKIQEITGHPFVTAQDLIEATQSTAAYVQVSGVLKRVAVKLSKICNDLRLLNSGPRAGLNEINLPKMQPGSSIMPGKVNPVIPEVVNQVCYSVIGNDITITMAAEGGQLQLNVFEPVIAYKLFESIIMLNRAMETLARKCVDGITANKEVCKNFVLGSIGIVTALNPYIGYENSASIAKESLNTGKSVYEIVLERGLLAKEQLDEILSLENLVYPK from the coding sequence ATGCAATTAAGAAAAGAACATGATTTTATTGGTGAAATGGAGATTAGTGGTGATGTTTATTATGGTATTCAAACCTTTAGAGCTTTAGAGAATTTTTGTATTACTAATAGAAAGCTTGGTGAATATCCTATTTTTGTGGCTGCATTGGCGAAAGTTAAAAAAGCTGCTGCTTTAGCAAATAAAGAGCTAGGGTTATTGGAAGATAAGCTTTGTAATGCAATTTGTAAGGCTTGTGATAAGATTATTGATGGTGAATATCACGATCAATTTGTGGTAGATATGATACAAGGTGGCGCAGGTACAAGTACAAATATGAATGCTAATGAGGTTATTGCAAATTTAGCATTAGAGATTATGGGGCATCAAAAAGGAGAGTATCAATATTGTCATCCTAATGACCATGTAAATCTTTCTCAATCTACAAATGATGCTTATCCTACAGCGTTAAGAATTGCACTTTATGAGCGTTTGAATAATATGACAAAATATATGGAAATTCTTAGGGAATCTTTTGCTAAAAAAAGTGAAGAATTTCAAGATGTGGTCAAAATGGGTAGAACACAACTTCAAGATGCAGTACCAATGACTTTGGGACAAGAGTTTAAGACTTTTGAACTTATGGTAGAAAAAGATATCGAGAGAATCTTAGAGGCAAGAAATCTTATAAGAGTGATTAATTTAGGAGGAACGGCTATTGGGACAGGGATTAATGCACATCCAGATTATAAAAATATTGTTGAAAAAAAGATTCAAGAAATTACAGGACATCCTTTTGTTACTGCACAAGATTTGATTGAGGCTACACAAAGTACTGCAGCATATGTACAAGTAAGTGGTGTGTTGAAACGCGTAGCAGTAAAGCTTTCTAAAATTTGTAATGATTTAAGATTGTTAAATTCTGGGCCTAGAGCAGGACTTAATGAAATTAATCTTCCTAAAATGCAGCCTGGTAGTTCTATTATGCCAGGGAAAGTAAATCCTGTGATTCCTGAGGTGGTTAATCAGGTATGTTATTCTGTGATTGGAAATGATATTACAATTACTATGGCAGCTGAGGGTGGACAATTACAGCTTAATGTTTTTGAGCCTGTAATAGCATATAAACTTTTTGAATCTATTATTATGCTTAATCGCGCAATGGAGACTTTAGCAAGAAAATGTGTGGATGGAATTACTGCAAATAAAGAAGTGTGTAAAAATTTTGTTTTAGGAAGTATAGGGATTGTAACCGCACTTAATCCTTATATTGGTTATGAAAATTCTGCATCTATTGCAAAAGAATCTTTAAATACGGGTAAAAGTGTATATGAAATTGTTCTAGAGAGAGGATTGTTAGCAAAAGAACAGTTGGATGAAATTTTATCTTTGGAAAATTTGGTCTATCCTAAATGA